A genomic segment from Microbacterium sp. SORGH_AS_0428 encodes:
- the pdxT gene encoding pyridoxal 5'-phosphate synthase glutaminase subunit PdxT yields the protein MGGDAPRVGVLALQGDVREHVRILRLLGAAVQPVRRPTELAEVDGLVIPGGESSVIDKLSMAFGMRDPLRREIAAGLPVYGTCAGLILLADEILDGLPGQQSFGGLDVAVRRNAFGSQLDSFESDVRVDALGGPPVRAVFIRAPVVERIGAGVEILATLDDGRVVAVEQGNVLGTSFHPEVSDETRFHERLLERVRARLN from the coding sequence GTGGGTGGTGACGCTCCGCGCGTCGGGGTGCTCGCGCTCCAGGGCGACGTGCGCGAGCATGTGCGCATCCTGCGCCTGCTCGGCGCGGCGGTGCAGCCGGTCCGCCGGCCGACGGAACTCGCCGAGGTCGACGGCCTCGTGATCCCGGGTGGCGAGTCGAGCGTGATCGACAAGCTCAGCATGGCGTTCGGGATGCGTGACCCGCTGCGCCGGGAGATCGCAGCGGGGCTGCCGGTCTACGGCACGTGCGCGGGTCTCATCCTCCTCGCCGACGAGATCCTCGACGGCCTCCCCGGGCAGCAGAGCTTCGGCGGTCTCGATGTGGCCGTGCGGCGCAACGCGTTCGGTTCCCAGCTCGACTCGTTCGAGAGCGACGTGCGGGTGGACGCCCTCGGCGGGCCTCCGGTCAGGGCCGTGTTCATCCGCGCGCCCGTGGTGGAGCGGATCGGTGCCGGCGTCGAGATCCTCGCTACCCTCGACGACGGGCGCGTGGTCGCGGTCGAGCAGGGCAACGTGCTGGGAACCTCGTTCCACCCCGAGGTCTCGGACGAGACGCGGTTCCACGAACGCCTCCTCGAGCGGGTCCGCGCGCGGCTGAACTAA